From the Nodularia sphaerocarpa UHCC 0038 genome, the window ATCGCACTCTTGCAGGATAGAATCAGCGATCGCACCCACCAACCTTTCGATCAAAGCAAACTTAGCTGTTTTTACCAAATGTTGTATCGAGCTAATGACGCTGCGATAATCTAGAGTATCTTCAATTGCGTCAGTCTTGGCAGCTGTGGAGATATCTAACCATAACTTCACATCCACCTCAAACCATTGCCCTAATACCTGTTCTTCTGGTAGATACCCAGTGTAGCCATAGCAGCGGATATTGGTTAAATGAATGCAATCCATAAGAATTTGAGAGTGAATTTGACATTTGGCAATGGAAAAACACAACTTTCCCAGAGGTATTTCATAATTATCTGATGGCTATGCTTGATTTAATACCATTTGCCTATAAGAATGTTAATCAACTTTGGGCTTATATCTTGACAGAGACACTAAAACGCCTGGGATTAAATAGTGTCGTCATTTGTCCTGGTTCACGTTCTACACCTTTAGTAGTCGCCTTTGTCCAGCAAATACCCGATATTGAAGCCATTTCCATTCTCGATGAGCGTTCAGCCGCCTTTTTTGCCTTGGGAAGAGCCAAAGCCACCGGGCTTCCTGTGGCGCTGGTTTGCACCTCTGGAACAGCCGCAGCGAATTTTTACCCAGCGATTATTGAAGCCAAAGAAAGTCGCGTACCACTGTTGGTATTAACCAGCGATAGACCACAAGAATTGAGAAATTGCCATTCAGGGCAAACCATAGACCAAGTTAAATTATATGGTAATTACCCAAACTGGCAAGCAGAGTTAGCTCTACCCTCTCCAGACATGAGAATGCTAGGCTATCTACGACAAACGATCATTCATGCTTGGGAACGCTGTCAAATGCCAACACAGGGACCAGTGCATTTAAATATTCCTTTTCGTGACCCCCTTGCACCCATTCCCGATAAAATTGACTTGAGCGATTTACAGTCACAGTTCCACCCAGAAGACTTTTTTGCAGGAATAGCACATACTAACCCCATTACCCAGTCGCCATTCCTGATTCCCCCACAGTGGTTAAAATCTGAGCGAGGAATAATCATCGCCGGTGTAGCCCAACCCCAACAAGCAGAAAAATATTGTCAGGCGATCGCCCGTCTTTCCCAAACACTCAACTGGCCTGTATTAGCCGAGGGACTTTCCCCAGTCAGAAATTATGCTAGCCTCAACCCCTATTTAATTTCCACCTACGACATCATTTTACGCAATCAGCAACTTACCCAAGAATTAACACCAGAAATAGTCATTCAGATCGGGGAAATGCCCACCAGTAAAGAACTGCGTAACTGGCTATCTACTACCCAACCCCAACGCTGGATCATCGATAGTAGTCATGAAAATTTAGACCCTTTACATGGAAAAACCACACATTTAAGGATATCTGTAGAAGACATAGAAAACTTGGGAATAGTCAATGCTGAACCGGGGCTTTATTTACAAACATGGTGTGAAATTGAAACAAAAGTTAGAAAAAATATTGATGAAGCTTTTGCAAATATAGACGAATTAACTGAAAGTAAAGCTTCTTGGTTAATTTCGCAAAATCTCCCACCTGGAACACCGTTATTTATTTCTAATAGTATGCCAGTGCGGGATGTAGAATATTTTTGGAAAACGAATGATTTAGGGGTAAAACCTTATGTTAATAGAGGTGCAAATGGTATTGATGGCATACTTTCCACCGCTTTAGGAATTGCACATCATCAGCAAAGTAGTGTGATGTTAACAGGAGATTTAGCCTTGTTACATGATACCAACGGATTTTTAATTAGAAATAAATTTATTGGACATTTAACAATTGTTTTAATTAATAACAATGGTGGGGGTATTTTTGAAATGTTACCCATTGCCAAATTTGAGCCACCATTTGAAGAGTTTTTTGCCACTCCCCAGGATATAGATT encodes:
- the folB gene encoding dihydroneopterin aldolase, which codes for MDCIHLTNIRCYGYTGYLPEEQVLGQWFEVDVKLWLDISTAAKTDAIEDTLDYRSVISSIQHLVKTAKFALIERLVGAIADSILQECDRVTQVQVIVSKPAAPIPDFGGRISIELTKTKSNP
- the menD gene encoding 2-succinyl-5-enolpyruvyl-6-hydroxy-3-cyclohexene-1-carboxylic-acid synthase, which produces MLDLIPFAYKNVNQLWAYILTETLKRLGLNSVVICPGSRSTPLVVAFVQQIPDIEAISILDERSAAFFALGRAKATGLPVALVCTSGTAAANFYPAIIEAKESRVPLLVLTSDRPQELRNCHSGQTIDQVKLYGNYPNWQAELALPSPDMRMLGYLRQTIIHAWERCQMPTQGPVHLNIPFRDPLAPIPDKIDLSDLQSQFHPEDFFAGIAHTNPITQSPFLIPPQWLKSERGIIIAGVAQPQQAEKYCQAIARLSQTLNWPVLAEGLSPVRNYASLNPYLISTYDIILRNQQLTQELTPEIVIQIGEMPTSKELRNWLSTTQPQRWIIDSSHENLDPLHGKTTHLRISVEDIENLGIVNAEPGLYLQTWCEIETKVRKNIDEAFANIDELTESKASWLISQNLPPGTPLFISNSMPVRDVEYFWKTNDLGVKPYVNRGANGIDGILSTALGIAHHQQSSVMLTGDLALLHDTNGFLIRNKFIGHLTIVLINNNGGGIFEMLPIAKFEPPFEEFFATPQDIDFAQLCATYNVQHQLISSWEQLKENLQMLPKTGIRVLEIRTNRKVDAKWRKDNLERFGANIVG